The Nocardioides ginsengisegetis region GGATGTCCGGGTTGAGCAGCCGGTGCGTGCCCACCACGACGTCGACGGTGCCGTCGGCGAGGCCGGCGATGACCTCCTTCGCCTCCTTGTCGGTCTGGAAGCGGCTCAGCCCCCTGAGGTTGACCGGGAACCCGCTCATCCGCTCGGTGAACGTCGAGAGGTGCTGGGTGACCAGCAGGGTGGTGGGCACGAGGACGACCACCTGCTTGCCGTCCTGGACGGCCTTGAAGGCCGCGCGGACGGCGATCTCGGTCTTGCCGTAGCCCACGTCGCCGCAGACCAGCCGGTCCATCGGCATGGTGCGCATCATGTCGCCCTTGACCTCGTCGACCGTGGTGAGCTGGTCGGGGGTCTCGTGGAAGGGGAACGCGTCCTCGAGCTCGCGCTGCCACGGGGTGTCCGGTCCGAAGGCGTGGCCCTTCGTCGCGGCGCGGGCGGCGTACAGCTTGATCAGCTCGGCCGCGATCTCGCGGACCGCCTTGCGGGCCTTGTTCTTGCGCTTGGTCCAGTCACCGCCGCCGAGCCGGTCGAGCGAGGGCGACTCCCCTCCGACGTAGCGCGTGACCTGGTCGAGGGCGTCGGCCGGGACGTAGAGCCGGTCGGGCGGGCCGCCACGCTTGGAGGCGCCGTACTCGAGGACGAGGTACTCGCGGGTCGCGCCGCCCACCTCGCGCTGCTTCATCTCCACGAAGCGACCGACACCGTGCTGCTCGTGGACGACGAAGTCGCCGCCCTTGAGCTCGAGCGGGTCGATCTGCTTCTTGCGTCGGGCCGGCATCTTCCGCATGTCGCGGGTGGAGGACTTCTGGCCCGAGATGTCCTCGCCGGTCAGGACGGCGAGCCGCCGCTCCTCGTCGACGAACCCGTGCACCATCGCGCCGCAGGTGACCGTGACCAGGCCCGTCGGCAGCTCGCCCCCGACGTCGTCGACCAGCCGGGCCGCGACGTCGCGCTCGCCCAGCGCCTCGACCAGCCGCTGGGCCGGCCCGTGACCCGGGTGGACCACCGCGACGCGGTAGCCGTCCCTGACCCAGCCGGCGATGTCCCCGATCGCGCGCTCGACGTCGCCGCGGTAGGCCTCGGCAGGCTTCGCGGAGAGCGCGCGGCTGGCCACCGCGCCCACCAGCACGTCGACGTCGACGCTCACGACCTCGCCGAGCGAATCGCGCAGCGGCCCGGTCTCGGTGGTCGAGACCTCGTCGAGCCCGAACGGGCTCATCGTCCACCACGGCTTGTGCTGGTCGAGGGAGTGCTCGCGCACGTCGCCGATGGAGCGGTAGGACGCGGCGCCGAGGTCGATCGGGGCGGTCCCGCCACCGGCGGCCGCGGCCCAGCTCGCGCCGAGGAACTCCTCGCTCGTCGCGACCAGGTCGTGGGCCCGGCTGCGCGCCCGCTCGGGGTCGAGCACCAGCACGTGGGTCTCGGCGGGCATCAGGTCGACGAGCAGCTCCATCTCGTCGACGAGGACCGGCGCGAGCGACTCCATGCCCTCGACCGCGATGCCCTGCGAGATCTTGTCGGTGAGCTCCAGCAGCTGCGGGTGGGCCTCGCCCAGCTCCCAGGCCCGGCGGCGCACGTCGTCGGTGAGCAGCAGCTCGCGGCACGGCGGCGCCCACAGCCGCTCGACCTTCTCCAGCGTGCGCTGGTCGGCCACCGAGAAGGTGCGGATCTCCTCGACGTCGTCGCCCCACATCTCGACCCGGAGCGGGTGCTCCTCGGTCGGCGGGAAGACGTCGACGATGCCGCCGCGCACGGCGAACTCGCCGCGCTTCTCCACCAGGTCGACGCGGGTGTAGGCCGCATCGGCGAGGCGGCGTACGACGTCGTCGAGGGGGGCCGTGTCGCCCGGCGACAGCTCGACGGGCGCCAGGTCGCCCAGGCCCTTGACCTGCGGCTGGAGCACGGAGCGGACGGGGGCGACGACGACCTTCAGCGGGCCGTTGCTGGCGTCGGTGCCGGGGTGGCAGAGCCGGCGCAGCACCGCGAGCCGTCGGCCGACCGTGTCCGAGCGCGGGCTGAGCCGCTCGTGCGGCAGCGTCTCCCAGCTGGGGTAGTAGGCGACCTCGGCCGGGTCGAGCAGGTCGCCCAGCGAGCTGACCAGGTCCTCCGCCTCCCGGGCGGTCGCCGTCACCGCCAGGACGGTGCGACCCGCCCGGACCAGGCCCGCGACGACGAACGGCCGGAGGGCCTCGGGGCCCGTCAGGTCCAGGGCACGTACGGCGCCACCGCGGGCGTCCTCGACCGCCTGGGCGAGCGTGGGGTCGGTCAGGACGGCATCGGCGAGGCCGGAGAGGTGCACGGGTGCTCCTGGGTGGTCCGGGTGCGGCTTGGGGGGCAACACGAGCGCCCCCGGTCCGTCCGGACAGGGGGTGTCCGACCAGTGTACGAAGCCCCGCCGACGGGCCCGGTCGAGGCGCTCACCTGTCTTGGGTATTCGCCTCCGGTAGCCGGTCGGGGCACCCCGGCCGCTGCCTAACTTGGCGTTGTAGACCGGAGGCACGCGACGACCGCGATCAGTCCCCCACTCACCGAGAGCTGATGCCCGTGACGCGCTTCCTCGTCGTCGCCGGGACGGGCACCGGAGCCGCCGCGCTCGCCGTCCTGCTGGTGGCCCTGACAGCGCCCACGATCCTGTCGGCGAGCCCCGCCCGGCCCGCCCACGACCAGACCCCCGGGCGCTCGGCCGCCGTGCGTCCCGAGCGCGCGGCGGTCGAGTCCGGAGCCAAGGCCGGGCAGCCGGCGCGGCACCGGGAGGCGGGAACGAGTCCGGGCACGAGCACAGCACCGGCACCGGCCGGGACACCGGCGTCCCCGACCGGCCAGAGCCCCGGCGCGGAGCGGCGTGAGACCGGGCCGACCGACGACACCCTGACGTCGCGACTGCCGCGCACCGGCCGACCGACGATGACGCTCCGGCAGCTGCTCCGGCACGCGATGCCGGGCTCGCACATCACCAGCAGCAGCGTGTCGCCGTCGGACGGCGTGCTGCAGGTGGCCCTGACCGCCAGCACGTCGCGCCGCCCCTCGGCGGTGCTGCGCTGGTGGCGGATCCACCTCGCGCGGCTCGGCCTCCACGAGGTCACCACC contains the following coding sequences:
- the mfd gene encoding transcription-repair coupling factor, whose protein sequence is MHLSGLADAVLTDPTLAQAVEDARGGAVRALDLTGPEALRPFVVAGLVRAGRTVLAVTATAREAEDLVSSLGDLLDPAEVAYYPSWETLPHERLSPRSDTVGRRLAVLRRLCHPGTDASNGPLKVVVAPVRSVLQPQVKGLGDLAPVELSPGDTAPLDDVVRRLADAAYTRVDLVEKRGEFAVRGGIVDVFPPTEEHPLRVEMWGDDVEEIRTFSVADQRTLEKVERLWAPPCRELLLTDDVRRRAWELGEAHPQLLELTDKISQGIAVEGMESLAPVLVDEMELLVDLMPAETHVLVLDPERARSRAHDLVATSEEFLGASWAAAAGGGTAPIDLGAASYRSIGDVREHSLDQHKPWWTMSPFGLDEVSTTETGPLRDSLGEVVSVDVDVLVGAVASRALSAKPAEAYRGDVERAIGDIAGWVRDGYRVAVVHPGHGPAQRLVEALGERDVAARLVDDVGGELPTGLVTVTCGAMVHGFVDEERRLAVLTGEDISGQKSSTRDMRKMPARRKKQIDPLELKGGDFVVHEQHGVGRFVEMKQREVGGATREYLVLEYGASKRGGPPDRLYVPADALDQVTRYVGGESPSLDRLGGGDWTKRKNKARKAVREIAAELIKLYAARAATKGHAFGPDTPWQRELEDAFPFHETPDQLTTVDEVKGDMMRTMPMDRLVCGDVGYGKTEIAVRAAFKAVQDGKQVVVLVPTTLLVTQHLSTFTERMSGFPVNLRGLSRFQTDKEAKEVIAGLADGTVDVVVGTHRLLNPDIRMKDLGLIIVDEEQRFGVEHKEQMKRLRTSVDVLSMSATPIPRTLEMAITGIREMSTITTPPEERHPVLTYVGAYEDRQVIAAIRRELLREGQVFFIHNRVQSIEKSAARIKELVPEARVATAHGQMGEHQLEQVMLDFWEKRFDVLVCTTIVESGLDVSNANTMIIERSDTLGLSQLHQLRGRVGRSRERAYAYFLYPAEKPLTETAHERLATLAQHSDLGGGMAIAMKDLEIRGAGNLLGGEQSGHIADVGFDLYVRLVGEAVNEFKGTDGPSADDMREVRIELPVDAHLPHDYIPSERLRLEMYKRLAEVRSDDDVDLINEELLDRYGEPPQEVSSLLLVARFRARARQAGVGEVTIAGKNVRFAPVSLPDSRVVRLNRMYPRSIVKTQLDTILVPRPQTAVVGGHPITGVALLEWARGVIDAIIDPPTDQPPSKVP